A single Gemmatimonadales bacterium DNA region contains:
- a CDS encoding ATP-binding protein → MTHTATQPDPALIAAIVDMAADAIVCVSPDDLILSANRGAERMFGWTAQELAGQPFAVLLPEEELARGEIDWMRRTTIAHGSIRDYETRRKTKDGRIIEVSITRTAVHDDSGNLIGYSAILRDISDRKRIERQLLTAERLATAGQVAAGVAHEIGAPLTAISVAVDHMLQSRCNFCGGGEEMQVLLSQTDRIAKLARRLVNLAKPAGLVFMPTSVNEVVEQATSLVQPQLGRHRIRLELDLAKDLRAIHADEAQLQQVLINLFLNAQRAMAESGGTLRVSTLADGGDTVEILVADNGPGIAEADLPHIFTPFFSRSGGTGLGLALAAQIVKAHRGTIDVASQVGQGATFTIRIPAAVTHD, encoded by the coding sequence ATGACTCACACCGCGACCCAGCCGGATCCCGCTCTCATCGCCGCCATCGTGGACATGGCCGCGGATGCCATCGTCTGTGTCAGCCCGGACGACCTCATCCTCTCGGCCAACCGGGGGGCGGAGAGGATGTTCGGCTGGACGGCCCAGGAGCTGGCGGGCCAGCCGTTCGCGGTGCTGCTGCCGGAGGAGGAGCTGGCGCGCGGGGAAATCGACTGGATGCGCCGGACCACGATCGCCCACGGATCGATCCGCGACTACGAGACCCGGCGCAAGACGAAGGACGGCCGCATCATCGAGGTGAGCATCACCCGCACGGCCGTCCACGACGATTCCGGCAACCTGATCGGCTATTCGGCGATTCTGCGCGACATCTCCGATCGCAAGCGCATCGAGCGGCAGCTGCTGACGGCGGAGCGGCTGGCGACGGCGGGCCAGGTCGCCGCGGGCGTCGCGCACGAGATCGGGGCGCCGCTGACGGCCATCTCGGTCGCGGTGGACCACATGCTCCAGTCCCGCTGCAACTTCTGCGGCGGCGGCGAGGAGATGCAGGTGCTGCTGTCGCAGACCGACCGCATCGCCAAGCTGGCGCGCCGGCTGGTGAACCTCGCCAAGCCCGCGGGCCTGGTGTTCATGCCGACGAGCGTCAACGAGGTGGTGGAGCAGGCCACCAGCCTGGTGCAGCCGCAGCTCGGCCGGCACCGCATCCGGCTGGAGCTGGACCTGGCGAAGGACCTCCGCGCGATCCACGCGGACGAGGCCCAGCTCCAGCAGGTGCTGATCAACCTGTTCCTCAACGCGCAGCGGGCCATGGCCGAGTCGGGGGGCACGCTCCGGGTCTCGACCCTCGCGGACGGCGGCGACACCGTCGAGATCCTCGTCGCCGACAACGGCCCCGGCATCGCCGAGGCGGACCTGCCGCACATCTTCACGCCCTTCTTCTCGCGCTCCGGCGGCACGGGCCTCGGCCTCGCGCTGGCGGCGCAGATCGTCAAGGCGCACCGGGGGACGATCGACGTCGCCTCCCAGGTCGGCCAAGGGGCGACCTTCACCATCCGGATTCCCGCAGCGGTGACGCATGACTGA
- the argH gene encoding argininosuccinate lyase — MPDSSHVMWGGRFAGAMDPRLDRLNRSLPVDRRLWREDLATNRAWVCALERCGVLGAADRETLLGGLAKVEAALAGGAADAAPDEDIHSLIERLLGEAVGPLAGKLHTGRSRNDQMATDLRLWTVGALARLDAALAGLGRALIGQAERGIDVLMPAYTHTQRAQPVRLAHWALSHVWPLARDRGRIREAGRRTAVLPLGSGAIAGSGFAVDRHRLAADLGFAEVSANSMDAVGDRDFAVETVFAATLSGTHLSRLAEDLVLFSSAEFGFVRLAEAFTTGSSLMPQKRNPDSLELVRGAAGQLLGRLVGLLATLKAMPTGYQKDLQENNAGLFDALDLAEQAAGLLAGVVETMVPDAARMAAALEPAVLATDLADLLVQSGMAFREAHALVGALVRRAEELGVPLDRVGAAEAARLGPALPAALAALGGPEAAVERRALPGGTGRSAVAAQLAAAREAFPA; from the coding sequence GTGCCTGATTCGTCCCACGTCATGTGGGGCGGTCGCTTCGCGGGAGCGATGGATCCGCGGCTCGACCGCCTCAACCGCAGCCTGCCCGTGGACCGCCGGCTGTGGCGCGAGGACCTGGCCACCAACCGGGCGTGGGTGTGCGCGCTCGAGCGCTGCGGCGTGCTCGGCGCGGCCGACCGGGAGACGCTGCTGGGCGGCCTGGCGAAGGTCGAGGCGGCGCTCGCCGGCGGCGCCGCCGACGCCGCGCCGGACGAGGACATCCACTCGCTGATCGAGCGGCTGCTCGGCGAGGCCGTGGGCCCCCTGGCGGGGAAGCTGCACACGGGCCGCTCCCGCAACGACCAGATGGCCACGGACCTCCGGCTGTGGACGGTGGGCGCCCTCGCGCGCCTGGACGCCGCCCTGGCCGGGCTCGGCCGCGCGCTGATCGGGCAGGCGGAGCGCGGCATCGACGTGCTGATGCCGGCCTACACGCATACCCAGCGCGCGCAGCCGGTGCGGCTGGCGCACTGGGCGTTGTCGCACGTGTGGCCGCTGGCGCGCGACCGCGGCCGCATCCGGGAGGCGGGGCGGCGCACCGCGGTGCTCCCGCTCGGGTCCGGCGCCATCGCGGGGTCCGGCTTCGCCGTGGACCGGCACCGGCTCGCGGCGGACCTGGGCTTCGCCGAGGTGAGCGCGAACTCGATGGACGCGGTCGGAGACCGGGACTTCGCGGTGGAGACGGTGTTCGCGGCGACGCTGTCCGGCACGCACCTGTCGCGGCTCGCCGAGGACCTGGTGCTGTTCTCGTCGGCCGAATTCGGCTTCGTGCGGCTCGCCGAAGCGTTCACGACCGGCAGCAGCCTGATGCCGCAGAAGCGGAATCCCGATTCGCTCGAGCTGGTGCGGGGGGCCGCCGGCCAGCTCCTGGGCCGGCTGGTCGGCCTCCTGGCCACGCTGAAGGCGATGCCGACCGGCTACCAGAAGGACCTCCAGGAGAACAACGCCGGGCTGTTCGACGCCCTTGACCTGGCGGAGCAGGCGGCCGGGCTGCTGGCCGGGGTGGTCGAGACCATGGTGCCGGACGCCGCGCGGATGGCGGCGGCGCTGGAGCCGGCGGTGCTCGCGACGGACCTGGCCGACCTCCTGGTGCAGTCGGGCATGGCGTTCCGCGAGGCGCACGCGCTGGTGGGCGCCCTGGTGCGCCGGGCCGAGGAGCTCGGCGTTCCGCTCGACCGCGTGGGAGCGGCCGAGGCGGCGCGCCTGGGCCCGGCGCTGCCGGCAGCGCTCGCCGCGTTGGGCGGGCCGGAAGCGGCGGTGGAGCGGCGCGCGCTTCCCGGAGGCACCGGCCGGAGCGCCGTGGCCGCCCAGCTCGCCGCCGCCCGGGAGGCTTTTCCCGCCTAG
- a CDS encoding argininosuccinate synthase — translation MAQRVVLAYSGGLDTSAIVPWLRERYGATVVCVAVDVGQGAGELQGIEEKARRSGAESCVVEDVRDRFVREFIWPTLKAGAIYARTYLLGTSMARPLIAERQVAAARRLGGTALAHGCTGKGNDQVRFELTYAAFAPDLPVIAPWREWQFRGREDLLAYLKEKHVPTTASAEKPFSRDRNLWHISHEGGALEDPWTEPPADMFVLTRSPQDAPDIPAVVTVGFEAGEPVSLDGEPMAPVALLETLNALAAEHGVGRADVVEDRLVGMKSRGVYETPGGTVLFQAHRELEQLVLDRRSLALADDLGRRYADLVYDGRWWTPEREALDAVVGSLQRYVTGSVRMKLYKGGLQVVGRSSPMSLYHEGLATFGADDVYRQSDAEGFIRLYGLAVRTAAERGRRLGARHAEAAD, via the coding sequence ATGGCACAGCGCGTGGTGCTGGCGTACTCCGGCGGTCTCGACACGTCCGCCATCGTCCCCTGGTTGCGCGAGCGGTACGGCGCCACCGTCGTCTGCGTGGCGGTGGACGTCGGGCAGGGGGCGGGCGAGCTGCAGGGCATCGAGGAGAAGGCGCGCCGCTCCGGCGCCGAGTCGTGCGTGGTCGAGGACGTGCGCGACCGGTTCGTGCGGGAGTTCATCTGGCCCACCCTCAAGGCCGGGGCGATCTACGCCCGGACCTACCTGCTGGGGACGTCGATGGCGCGGCCGCTGATCGCGGAGCGGCAGGTGGCCGCCGCCCGGCGGCTGGGCGGCACGGCCCTCGCGCACGGCTGCACCGGCAAGGGCAACGACCAGGTGCGCTTCGAGCTGACCTACGCCGCGTTCGCGCCCGATCTTCCGGTCATCGCCCCGTGGCGGGAATGGCAGTTCCGGGGCCGCGAGGACCTGCTGGCCTACCTGAAGGAGAAGCACGTCCCCACGACGGCGAGCGCGGAGAAGCCGTTCAGCCGGGACCGCAACCTGTGGCACATCTCGCACGAGGGCGGCGCGCTCGAGGATCCGTGGACCGAGCCGCCGGCCGACATGTTCGTGCTCACCCGCTCGCCGCAGGACGCGCCCGACATTCCGGCGGTGGTGACCGTCGGCTTCGAGGCGGGCGAGCCGGTGTCGCTGGACGGCGAGCCGATGGCCCCGGTCGCGCTGCTCGAGACGCTGAACGCGCTCGCCGCCGAGCACGGCGTCGGCCGCGCCGACGTGGTGGAGGACCGGCTGGTGGGGATGAAGTCGCGCGGGGTGTACGAGACCCCCGGTGGGACGGTGCTGTTCCAGGCGCACCGCGAGTTGGAGCAGCTGGTGCTGGACCGCCGCAGCCTGGCGCTGGCCGACGATCTCGGGCGGCGGTATGCTGATCTGGTGTACGACGGCCGCTGGTGGACGCCCGAGCGCGAGGCGCTCGACGCCGTGGTGGGCTCGCTGCAGCGGTACGTCACGGGGAGCGTGCGCATGAAGCTGTACAAGGGCGGCCTGCAGGTCGTCGGCCGCTCCTCGCCGATGTCGCTCTACCACGAGGGCCTGGCGACCTTCGGCGCGGACGACGTCTACCGGCAGAGCGACGCCGAGGGGTTCATCCGGCTGTACGGCCTGGCGGTCCGGACCGCGGCCGAGCGCGGGCGGCGGCTGGGTGCGCGTCACGCGGAGGCCGCCGACTGA
- a CDS encoding amidohydrolase family protein: MLRVSARWVVPVSGPPVADGAVLVGADGRIAAVGPDAAVPRPDGAAHLALGDAALLPGLVNAHSHLELTALRGLVRGLPFPAWLQTVRALKRAVDEEGLRASARWGVLEGFAAGITTTGDTGSGRQVAPALAELGGRGVAYHEVYGPDPAQCTEVVADLEGALDGLAACESDRVTVGLAPHAPYTVSEPLLAAIVAVATARRLKTAMHVAESGEERALVEEGRGPFADDLRSRGIRVQARGCSTVSWLERVGLLACRPLLIHCVTAGSDDFRIARRWGATAVHCPWSNAVLGHGRADLAAMREAGLAVGLGTDSVAAGGRLDLFAEARFAALGAELSPREMLRLVTADGAAALGLEGVGTLERGAWADLAAVGLAAPAFAAARDPEEAVAWGATAADVVFAAVAGRVVYDHGRWPGVALAAERDGYARAAAAAAVSRPPVPGGMLARS; this comes from the coding sequence ATGCTGCGCGTGAGCGCGCGCTGGGTGGTGCCGGTGAGCGGCCCGCCCGTCGCGGACGGCGCCGTCCTGGTCGGCGCCGACGGCCGGATCGCGGCGGTGGGTCCGGACGCGGCGGTGCCGCGGCCGGACGGCGCGGCGCACCTGGCCCTCGGCGACGCGGCCCTCCTCCCCGGACTGGTGAACGCCCACAGCCACCTCGAGCTCACCGCGCTGCGGGGCCTGGTGCGCGGTCTCCCGTTTCCCGCCTGGCTGCAGACCGTGCGCGCCCTCAAGCGCGCGGTGGACGAGGAAGGTCTCCGCGCCTCGGCGCGCTGGGGCGTGCTCGAGGGCTTCGCCGCGGGCATCACCACGACGGGCGACACCGGCTCGGGGCGGCAGGTCGCGCCCGCCCTCGCCGAGCTGGGCGGCCGCGGCGTCGCCTACCACGAGGTGTACGGGCCGGACCCCGCGCAGTGCACGGAGGTGGTGGCGGACCTGGAAGGCGCGCTGGACGGCCTGGCGGCGTGCGAGTCGGACCGGGTGACCGTGGGCCTCGCCCCGCACGCGCCGTACACGGTCTCCGAGCCGCTGCTCGCTGCGATCGTGGCGGTGGCGACCGCCCGGCGCCTCAAGACCGCGATGCACGTCGCGGAGTCGGGCGAGGAACGGGCGCTGGTGGAGGAGGGACGCGGGCCGTTCGCCGACGACCTGCGCTCGCGCGGGATCCGGGTGCAGGCCCGCGGCTGCTCGACGGTGAGCTGGCTCGAGCGCGTCGGCCTGCTGGCCTGCCGGCCGCTGTTGATCCACTGCGTCACGGCGGGCTCGGACGACTTCCGGATCGCGCGCCGCTGGGGCGCGACCGCGGTGCACTGCCCGTGGTCCAACGCGGTGCTCGGCCACGGCCGGGCCGACCTGGCGGCGATGCGCGAGGCGGGTCTCGCCGTCGGCCTCGGCACCGACTCGGTGGCGGCCGGAGGACGGCTCGACCTGTTCGCCGAGGCGCGGTTCGCCGCGCTCGGCGCGGAGCTGTCGCCGCGGGAGATGTTGCGCCTGGTGACGGCCGACGGCGCGGCCGCGCTGGGGCTGGAGGGCGTGGGCACGCTGGAGCGCGGCGCTTGGGCCGACCTGGCGGCCGTGGGGCTCGCGGCGCCGGCGTTCGCGGCGGCCCGCGACCCCGAGGAGGCGGTGGCGTGGGGCGCCACCGCGGCCGACGTGGTCTTCGCGGCGGTCGCGGGCCGGGTGGTCTACGACCACGGCCGCTGGCCCGGTGTGGCGCTCGCGGCGGAGCGCGATGGCTACGCGCGCGCGGCGGCGGCCGCGGCCGTGTCGCGTCCACCCGTCCCGGGCGGTATGTTGGCCCGGTCCTGA
- a CDS encoding DOMON domain-containing protein, whose translation MKEPDRVPRLALAGGLTLAVLLAFTLHLPQRLLSVAGRGAAHRLDGRAAPGEYRFRWSDDASKLVFQWSIVGDRLIGAVTSPDTGWVAVGFGGEGPLMYGADIVIGFVDAHGAHLEDHFANTPTSHVADVTLGGRDDILGGAGLKTASGTTIEFERPLAARDSTDRPIVAGQMKVIVASSESPDPMAYHVEGHKAVALLDLFNGPPAVAGAGAPLPDHLTDVQITLAAWMAILLIIGLHGVASTYAEGRAHPSGGGADERTAVAVTLMVVLLLVELAALGSFAVGVVVAWPVWFLGASLAVGMLALAGIVVLYSRAFVHWETRRAERDDGIPW comes from the coding sequence GTGAAGGAGCCGGACCGGGTTCCCAGGCTGGCACTGGCCGGCGGTCTGACGCTGGCCGTGTTGCTGGCCTTCACGCTGCACCTGCCGCAGCGGCTGCTGTCGGTCGCGGGGCGTGGCGCGGCGCACCGCCTCGACGGCCGGGCCGCCCCCGGGGAGTACCGATTCCGGTGGTCCGACGACGCCAGCAAGCTGGTCTTCCAGTGGAGCATCGTCGGCGACCGCCTGATCGGCGCGGTGACGTCCCCCGACACCGGCTGGGTGGCGGTCGGATTCGGGGGCGAAGGGCCGCTGATGTACGGCGCGGACATCGTGATCGGCTTCGTGGACGCGCACGGCGCGCACCTGGAGGATCACTTCGCGAACACGCCTACGAGCCACGTCGCGGACGTCACGCTGGGCGGTCGGGACGACATCCTGGGCGGCGCCGGTCTCAAGACCGCTTCGGGAACGACGATCGAGTTCGAGCGGCCGCTGGCGGCACGCGACAGCACCGACCGCCCGATCGTCGCGGGCCAGATGAAGGTCATCGTGGCCTCCTCCGAGTCGCCGGACCCGATGGCGTATCACGTCGAGGGCCACAAGGCGGTCGCGCTGCTCGACCTGTTCAACGGGCCGCCCGCGGTTGCGGGGGCCGGCGCGCCGCTGCCGGACCACCTCACCGACGTCCAGATCACGCTCGCGGCGTGGATGGCGATCCTGCTCATCATCGGGCTGCACGGGGTGGCGTCGACGTATGCGGAGGGACGGGCCCATCCGTCCGGTGGCGGGGCGGACGAGCGGACGGCGGTGGCGGTCACGCTGATGGTGGTGCTGTTGCTGGTGGAGCTGGCGGCCCTTGGGTCCTTCGCCGTGGGCGTCGTGGTGGCGTGGCCGGTGTGGTTCCTCGGCGCGTCACTGGCGGTCGGCATGCTCGCCCTGGCCGGGATCGTGGTGCTGTACAGCCGGGCGTTCGTGCACTGGGAGACGAGGCGCGCGGAGCGCGACGACGGGATCCCGTGGTGA
- a CDS encoding HNH endonuclease, which yields MRCLALNASFEPLTMVPVRRALRLVIDGKAEIVESDAGRLARSAHLAIPRPAVIRLVKFVHVPRRFRRQVTNTFLFARDGYRCQFCARTTAQLRPRECLTRDHLVPLSRGGTNAWANVVTACSSCNARKGSHLPEELGMHPLRPPVEPHFVHLAWAVRRLTPTQAKYIRLFYGAEVLAELAVL from the coding sequence GTGCGATGCCTCGCGTTGAATGCGTCGTTCGAGCCGCTCACCATGGTTCCGGTGCGGCGGGCGTTGAGACTCGTCATCGACGGCAAGGCTGAGATCGTCGAGTCCGACGCCGGCCGCCTGGCGCGCTCGGCGCATCTCGCCATTCCGCGGCCGGCGGTGATCCGGCTCGTCAAGTTCGTCCACGTGCCCCGGCGGTTCCGCCGGCAGGTGACCAACACCTTCCTGTTCGCCCGCGACGGCTATCGCTGCCAGTTCTGCGCGCGGACCACGGCGCAGCTGCGGCCGCGCGAATGCCTCACCCGCGACCACCTGGTGCCCCTCTCCCGCGGTGGCACCAACGCCTGGGCGAACGTCGTGACGGCCTGCTCGAGCTGCAACGCCCGCAAGGGCAGCCACCTGCCCGAGGAGCTGGGCATGCACCCGCTCCGGCCGCCGGTCGAACCGCACTTCGTGCATCTCGCGTGGGCGGTGCGCCGCCTCACGCCGACGCAGGCCAAGTACATCCGCCTCTTCTACGGGGCCGAAGTCCTCGCGGAGCTGGCCGTCCTGTAG
- a CDS encoding sigma-54 dependent transcriptional regulator, translating to MTEPEVVEQAPARRRVLVVEDDAVVLGLLTKIIGEAGYDVVGAPTGEAALAELDKQLFDAVLLDLNLPGVQGMDVLSVGPTLQTDVPFIVMTAFGSVDTAVEAMKRGAFDYVSKPFRTEELLLTLRRAHEETELRREVARLRRHVKEEGPGVEMVGRSSAIERVRDLIARVAPSRATVLITGDTGTGKELVARSIHFMSGRAERPFVAVNCSAIPETLLESELFGHMKGAFTGAIANKRGLMEESSGGTLFLDEIGTVSANIQVKLLRALQERSIMRVGGREPVPIDIRLIAATNLDLGEEVRATRFREDLYYRLSVFPIRVPSLAERRDDIPLLAAYFLRRAATEHGVTPPTIPPTTMQRLMEYEWPGNVRELENFIERSVIMHAGAKTIPFDPAEGLYRRREHDTLKTARTERWNLDHLEREYILAVLEEVNGHQGRAAEVLGIDRRTLYRKLKRYRGEPEEGEPDDLGDEPEPTRIETG from the coding sequence ATGACTGAGCCGGAGGTCGTCGAGCAGGCACCGGCGCGGCGGCGCGTCCTCGTGGTCGAGGACGACGCGGTGGTTCTCGGCCTCCTCACCAAGATCATCGGGGAGGCGGGGTACGACGTGGTGGGAGCCCCCACGGGGGAGGCCGCGCTGGCCGAGCTCGACAAGCAGCTGTTCGACGCGGTGTTGCTCGACCTGAACCTCCCCGGCGTGCAGGGGATGGACGTGCTGTCCGTCGGCCCGACCCTCCAGACCGACGTGCCGTTCATCGTGATGACGGCCTTCGGCTCCGTGGACACGGCGGTCGAAGCGATGAAGCGCGGCGCCTTCGACTACGTGAGCAAGCCGTTCCGCACCGAGGAGCTGCTGCTCACGCTCCGGCGGGCGCACGAGGAGACGGAGCTGCGGCGCGAGGTGGCCAGGCTGCGCCGCCACGTGAAGGAGGAGGGCCCCGGCGTCGAGATGGTGGGCCGCAGCTCGGCGATCGAGCGGGTCCGCGACCTGATCGCGCGGGTCGCGCCGAGCCGGGCCACCGTGCTCATCACGGGCGACACGGGCACCGGCAAGGAGCTGGTGGCCCGCTCCATCCACTTCATGAGCGGCCGGGCCGAGCGCCCGTTCGTCGCCGTCAACTGCTCGGCCATCCCCGAGACGCTGCTGGAATCGGAGCTGTTCGGGCACATGAAGGGTGCCTTCACCGGCGCGATCGCGAACAAGCGCGGCCTGATGGAGGAATCGAGCGGCGGCACGCTGTTCCTCGACGAGATCGGCACCGTGTCCGCGAACATCCAGGTCAAGCTGCTCCGGGCGCTGCAGGAGCGGAGCATCATGCGGGTCGGCGGACGGGAGCCGGTGCCGATCGACATCCGGCTCATCGCCGCGACCAACCTCGACCTGGGCGAAGAGGTGCGCGCGACCCGGTTCCGCGAGGACCTGTACTACCGGCTCAGCGTCTTCCCGATCCGGGTGCCGTCCCTGGCCGAGCGGCGCGACGACATCCCGCTGCTGGCGGCGTACTTTCTCCGCCGCGCCGCCACCGAGCACGGCGTCACGCCCCCCACGATCCCGCCCACCACGATGCAGCGGCTGATGGAGTACGAGTGGCCCGGCAACGTGCGGGAGCTCGAGAACTTCATCGAGCGGTCGGTGATCATGCACGCGGGCGCGAAGACCATCCCCTTCGACCCCGCGGAGGGCCTGTACCGCAGGCGCGAGCACGACACCCTGAAGACGGCGCGGACGGAGCGCTGGAATCTCGACCACCTCGAGCGCGAGTACATCCTCGCCGTGCTCGAGGAGGTGAACGGGCACCAGGGGCGCGCCGCCGAGGTCCTGGGCATCGACCGTCGCACCCTGTACCGGAAGCTGAAGCGCTACCGCGGCGAGCCCGAGGAGGGGGAGCCGGACGACTTGGGGGACGAGCCCGAGCCGACGAGGATTGAGACGGGCTAG
- a CDS encoding universal stress protein, whose amino-acid sequence MIESLLIAVDAAPFADRVAGWLPDLVSAGVRRATLFHAIEAVGEDCVKELDALRPRLDRLAVQLSAREVEADIALKRGDRVRWLTSLAELRTCQVLVVGVRCSLASNERTIGSTLRLLLEESHVPLLVLPGPFDPAARRLFEQPVLLSKGRSSAALESLARALIPVPLRVAAFGPDESVPSDASLLVAGPELSGHAFERVIAACSCPVLAFPAPSLSVHPEKGPSTVITPPSEASGAARKG is encoded by the coding sequence GTGATCGAGTCGCTGCTGATCGCCGTGGACGCCGCGCCCTTCGCGGATCGCGTGGCCGGATGGCTGCCCGACCTGGTGAGCGCCGGCGTGCGCCGGGCCACGCTGTTCCACGCCATCGAAGCGGTCGGCGAGGACTGCGTGAAGGAGCTGGACGCTCTCCGTCCGAGGCTCGACCGCCTCGCGGTTCAGCTGTCGGCGCGCGAGGTGGAAGCGGACATCGCCCTCAAGCGCGGCGACCGGGTGCGCTGGCTCACGTCGCTCGCCGAGCTCCGGACCTGCCAGGTGCTGGTCGTCGGCGTGCGCTGCTCCCTGGCCTCGAACGAGCGCACCATCGGCTCGACCCTGCGGCTGCTGCTCGAGGAGTCGCACGTGCCGCTGCTCGTGCTCCCGGGGCCGTTCGACCCCGCGGCGCGACGCCTGTTCGAGCAGCCGGTTCTGCTCTCGAAGGGCCGCAGCAGCGCCGCGCTCGAGTCACTGGCGCGGGCGCTCATCCCCGTGCCGCTGCGCGTCGCGGCGTTCGGCCCCGACGAGTCCGTTCCGTCGGACGCGTCGCTGCTCGTCGCCGGTCCCGAATTGTCCGGTCACGCGTTCGAGCGCGTGATCGCTGCATGTTCCTGCCCGGTGCTCGCATTCCCGGCCCCGTCCCTGTCGGTCCATCCCGAGAAGGGCCCGAGCACCGTCATCACCCCACCGTCGGAAGCATCGGGCGCCGCACGCAAGGGCTAA
- a CDS encoding sugar nucleotide-binding protein gives MSPRPVRALVVGASGFLGSRLLALAPRDVELAGTGGRRPVRPGNWKELHLDLAAPSAARALVEQERPSTVFFCAYDKSNPAVTVDAAVATARAALAGGARYVLFSTDMVFDGRTGGYSEQSVATPIESYGAMKAEAEALVRAEHPNALVIRTSLLVGESGIMLRPAYECESLMRGRPVSLYRDEWRCPTHVDDVARAAWELAAMEVAGVYHVAGPERLSRLELGRVVCDLFHFDPALIREADRPPSRPRDTSLDCRRAMTLLGWAPRSLSELARVPVAARA, from the coding sequence CTGAGCCCGAGGCCCGTTCGCGCGCTCGTCGTCGGCGCGTCGGGCTTCCTGGGCTCGCGCCTCCTGGCGCTTGCCCCCCGCGACGTGGAGCTGGCCGGCACCGGTGGACGCCGGCCGGTGCGGCCCGGCAACTGGAAGGAGCTGCACCTCGACCTCGCCGCGCCCTCGGCCGCGCGGGCCCTCGTGGAGCAGGAACGCCCCTCCACCGTCTTCTTCTGCGCCTACGACAAGAGCAACCCCGCCGTCACCGTGGACGCGGCCGTCGCCACCGCCCGGGCCGCGCTCGCCGGCGGCGCGCGGTACGTCCTGTTCTCGACCGACATGGTGTTCGACGGCCGGACCGGCGGCTACTCCGAGCAGAGCGTGGCCACGCCGATCGAGTCCTACGGCGCGATGAAGGCGGAAGCCGAGGCGCTGGTGCGCGCCGAGCATCCGAACGCGCTGGTGATCCGCACGTCGCTGCTCGTCGGCGAGAGCGGGATCATGCTGCGCCCCGCCTACGAGTGCGAGAGCCTGATGCGGGGCCGCCCCGTGAGCCTGTACCGCGACGAGTGGCGCTGCCCCACGCACGTGGACGACGTCGCCCGCGCCGCGTGGGAGCTGGCCGCCATGGAGGTGGCCGGCGTCTATCACGTGGCGGGCCCGGAGCGCCTGTCGCGCCTGGAGCTGGGCCGCGTCGTATGCGACCTGTTTCACTTCGATCCCGCGCTGATCCGCGAGGCCGACCGGCCGCCGTCGCGACCGCGGGACACCTCGCTCGACTGCCGCCGCGCGATGACGCTGCTCGGCTGGGCCCCACGGTCCCTGTCCGAGCTGGCCCGCGTCCCCGTCGCCGCCCGTGCCTGA
- a CDS encoding cytochrome c, protein MVGRILVLSAVVGLAAAGSLAAQQPADGAGTYAKMCASCHGPQGTPSAAMARAMAGLPDFAAAAMASVPDSTLRGVIMNGKGRMMAAYKSRLTPEQITAVLAYLRTLAKH, encoded by the coding sequence ATGGTGGGCAGGATCCTGGTTCTATCCGCGGTAGTGGGGTTGGCGGCCGCCGGGTCGCTGGCGGCGCAGCAGCCCGCCGACGGCGCGGGGACGTACGCGAAGATGTGCGCATCGTGCCACGGGCCGCAGGGCACGCCGAGCGCCGCGATGGCGCGCGCCATGGCGGGGTTGCCGGACTTCGCCGCCGCGGCGATGGCATCGGTGCCTGACAGCACGCTGCGAGGCGTCATCATGAACGGCAAGGGCCGGATGATGGCGGCGTACAAGAGCCGGCTGACGCCGGAGCAGATCACGGCGGTGCTGGCCTACCTTCGCACGCTCGCCAAGCACTAG
- a CDS encoding multiheme c-type cytochrome: MTVERLAFALALCVSAGVGVGFAQQPSGAGGPTDRRAANQCVACHGGLSDATGAGHGFAAWRQSPHAAAGVGCEACHGGDPTARDRLAAHRGVVVSTDPESRLYFVRVPDTCGRCHASEVGYFRTSLHYARLRADGRGPNCVTCHGAMATSVLTPERLLGTCSACHMAGGLAPPDKAREAAQVLALARVENVLFDVVAAQAAAQRAARGASRARIMLDEAERHLTAAAEIWHSFRLDSASARLGDARENLVAAWVALGHAAPLEARQGRAGGER, from the coding sequence ATGACCGTGGAACGCCTGGCGTTCGCGCTGGCGCTGTGCGTTTCCGCCGGCGTGGGGGTGGGGTTCGCCCAGCAGCCGAGCGGTGCGGGCGGTCCCACCGATCGCCGTGCGGCGAATCAGTGCGTCGCGTGTCACGGCGGTCTGAGCGACGCCACGGGTGCCGGGCACGGGTTCGCGGCGTGGCGGCAGTCGCCGCACGCGGCGGCCGGGGTGGGATGCGAGGCGTGCCACGGTGGGGATCCGACGGCGCGCGACCGGCTGGCGGCGCACCGCGGGGTGGTCGTGTCCACCGACCCGGAGAGTCGGCTGTACTTCGTGCGCGTCCCCGACACCTGCGGCCGCTGCCACGCCTCCGAGGTCGGCTACTTCCGCACCAGCCTCCACTACGCGCGGCTCCGTGCCGACGGGCGTGGCCCGAACTGCGTGACCTGCCACGGTGCCATGGCCACCTCGGTGCTCACGCCGGAGCGCCTGCTCGGGACCTGCTCGGCCTGCCACATGGCGGGCGGCCTGGCGCCGCCGGACAAGGCGCGGGAGGCGGCACAGGTGCTCGCCCTGGCGCGGGTCGAGAACGTCCTGTTCGACGTCGTGGCGGCGCAGGCGGCGGCGCAGCGCGCGGCGCGGGGGGCGAGCCGGGCGCGCATCATGCTCGATGAAGCGGAGCGCCATCTGACGGCGGCGGCTGAGATCTGGCACAGCTTCCGGCTCGACTCGGCCTCGGCGCGGCTTGGCGACGCCCGCGAGAACCTGGTGGCGGCCTGGGTCGCTCTCGGCCACGCGGCACCGCTCGAGGCCCGGCAGGGCCGCGCCGGCGGCGAGCGGTGA